From a single Chloroflexota bacterium genomic region:
- a CDS encoding YHS domain-containing protein, with the protein MATDPVCQMEVDMKKPNGGTFEYNGVTYYFCAMGCNRAFQREPEAYLSGEKQIHM; encoded by the coding sequence TTGGCGACCGATCCGGTCTGCCAAATGGAAGTCGATATGAAGAAGCCAAACGGCGGCACATTCGAATATAACGGCGTGACCTACTACTTCTGCGCGATGGGCTGCAATCGCGCCTTCCAACGCGAGCCGGAAGCCTACCTGTCCGGCGAGAAGCAGATTCACATGTAA
- a CDS encoding copper-translocating P-type ATPase encodes MATETRERITVPITGMTCAACVIHVSHALEEVPAVADVSVSLASEKATIALEDGAIKVDALLGAVEDAGYGIATDKVNFSVGGMTCAACVSHVEHALNGVDGVLDVGVNLATERAAVEYIPGLAAVSDMRHAIEDAGYSLLGVVGEHDDAATPRDVLILRRKLAVGIVIAAAIMALMFIPAAHGLLPYSMDYLLLALATPVQFWCGRQFYHGAWGALKHRTSNMNTLIAVGTSVAYFYSVAVTLLGGTFFFADVSTATFFDTSTAIIALVLLGKYLEARAKERASSAIRGLMGLQPSTANVVRDGVEAQIAIDDLRVGDVVLVRPGERIPVDGTLLEGSSSVDESMLTGESLPIDKAIGDEVFGGTVNAVGSFTYRVIKVGRDTMLARIVRLVEEAQGSKAPVQRLADTVAAYFVPAVIIVAALTFAFWLLLGPPPSYIHATLTAVAVLIIACPCALGLATPAAIMVGTGKGAEFGILIRSAESLERAHKVSAVALDKTGTLTRGTPSVVEIVSDELPDDELLSLAASVERGSEHPLGKAIVEAANERGLRTSTVEDFRALPGFGVSATLNGDAVLLGNLALSLNEGVSLKVYESQWEAMAGRGNTPVFLARNGEVVGLIAIADTIRPEAKSAVSQLKRDGIDVVMLTGDNPHTAKEVARQVGIDRVVAEVLPGDKAAEIKALQDAGQVVAMVGDGINDAPALAQADVSFAIGAGTDVAAETADITIVGTDLHAISKAIRLSKATMRSIRQNLFWAFAYNVALIPVAAGVLYPLFAGSGVPDTLAPVLGEHGFLNPILAAAAMAVSSVTVLGNSLRLRRFK; translated from the coding sequence ATGGCTACCGAAACGCGAGAGCGTATCACAGTACCGATAACCGGCATGACATGCGCGGCGTGCGTGATTCATGTGTCGCACGCGCTTGAGGAAGTGCCTGCCGTCGCCGATGTCAGCGTTAGTCTGGCGTCCGAGAAGGCGACCATCGCGCTGGAAGACGGCGCAATCAAGGTGGACGCGCTGCTGGGCGCCGTGGAAGACGCGGGCTACGGCATCGCCACCGACAAGGTCAACTTTTCCGTGGGCGGTATGACTTGCGCCGCATGCGTCAGCCACGTCGAACACGCGCTGAACGGCGTTGACGGCGTGCTGGACGTGGGCGTCAACCTGGCGACCGAGCGCGCGGCCGTCGAATACATACCCGGTTTGGCGGCGGTGTCCGACATGCGCCACGCCATCGAGGACGCCGGTTATTCGCTGCTAGGCGTAGTAGGCGAACACGACGATGCCGCTACGCCGCGTGATGTGCTGATACTTCGACGTAAGCTCGCTGTCGGCATCGTCATCGCCGCCGCGATTATGGCGCTGATGTTCATCCCCGCCGCGCATGGTCTGTTGCCATACAGCATGGACTACCTGCTGCTTGCGCTCGCCACGCCGGTGCAATTCTGGTGCGGTAGGCAGTTCTACCATGGCGCTTGGGGTGCCCTGAAGCACCGCACCAGCAATATGAATACGCTGATTGCGGTAGGCACTTCGGTCGCCTACTTCTACAGCGTCGCCGTAACTTTGCTCGGCGGCACATTTTTCTTCGCTGATGTGTCCACCGCTACTTTCTTCGACACATCCACGGCAATCATCGCGCTGGTGCTGCTAGGCAAGTACCTCGAAGCGCGCGCAAAGGAACGCGCATCCAGCGCCATTCGCGGGCTAATGGGGTTGCAGCCTAGCACCGCCAATGTAGTCCGCGACGGCGTCGAAGCGCAGATTGCCATAGACGACCTGCGTGTCGGCGATGTCGTTCTGGTGCGGCCCGGCGAGCGCATCCCAGTTGACGGTACGCTGCTTGAAGGCAGTTCGTCCGTGGACGAATCCATGCTCACAGGCGAGAGCCTGCCCATCGACAAGGCAATTGGCGATGAAGTATTCGGCGGCACGGTCAACGCCGTTGGCAGTTTCACCTATCGCGTAATCAAAGTCGGCCGCGACACGATGCTTGCGAGAATCGTGCGGCTCGTTGAAGAGGCGCAGGGTTCCAAAGCACCGGTGCAGCGTCTCGCCGATACGGTCGCCGCGTATTTTGTGCCTGCCGTGATAATCGTGGCGGCACTCACATTCGCATTCTGGTTGCTGTTAGGTCCGCCGCCCAGCTACATTCATGCCACGCTGACTGCGGTCGCGGTGCTGATAATCGCTTGTCCGTGCGCGCTCGGCTTGGCGACACCGGCGGCGATAATGGTGGGTACGGGCAAAGGCGCGGAATTCGGCATACTAATCCGCAGCGCGGAATCGCTCGAGCGCGCCCACAAGGTCAGCGCTGTCGCGCTCGACAAGACCGGCACCCTGACACGCGGCACACCGTCTGTCGTCGAAATTGTCAGCGACGAACTTCCCGACGACGAGTTGCTATCGCTCGCCGCATCGGTAGAGCGCGGCTCAGAGCATCCGCTTGGCAAGGCGATTGTCGAAGCTGCGAATGAACGCGGCTTGCGCACAAGCACCGTCGAAGATTTCCGCGCGTTGCCCGGATTCGGCGTATCCGCCACACTGAACGGCGACGCTGTGCTGCTCGGCAACCTAGCGCTGAGCCTCAACGAAGGTGTGTCTCTGAAGGTGTACGAATCTCAGTGGGAGGCGATGGCGGGACGGGGCAACACGCCCGTATTCCTCGCGCGCAACGGCGAAGTTGTGGGGCTGATTGCCATCGCGGACACGATACGCCCTGAGGCTAAGTCCGCGGTCTCCCAACTCAAACGCGACGGCATCGATGTGGTGATGCTGACCGGCGACAACCCGCACACGGCGAAAGAAGTCGCGCGGCAAGTCGGCATCGATCGCGTGGTCGCGGAAGTGCTGCCGGGCGACAAGGCGGCGGAAATCAAGGCACTGCAAGATGCCGGACAGGTCGTCGCGATGGTCGGAGACGGTATCAACGACGCCCCGGCGCTGGCGCAAGCCGACGTAAGCTTCGCCATCGGAGCCGGCACAGATGTTGCCGCCGAGACCGCAGACATCACTATCGTTGGCACGGACTTGCATGCCATATCGAAGGCGATTCGCCTCAGCAAGGCGACGATGCGCTCCATCCGGCAGAACCTATTCTGGGCGTTCGCATACAATGTCGCGCTCATACCCGTCGCGGCTGGCGTGCTATACCCGCTCTTCGCAGGCAGCGGCGTCCCCGACACGCTCGCGCCGGTGCTAGGCGAGCACGGCTTCCTCAACCCGATACTAGCGGCGGCTGCGATGGCGGTAAGCTCGGTTACGGTGCTCGGCAACTCGTTGCGTCTGCGGCGGTTCAAGTAG
- the lexA gene encoding transcriptional repressor LexA, with the protein MTTNVTAKPKKKLSERQSNILAFIKKFMGENQFPPTVRDIQAGCQISSTSVVDYNLHILQRHGYLRRLPEVSRGIELLGEHAVSRSNVVAIPIYGSIAAGEPLHIPSVASRHTDEFESYDVPLSMVTGTEDAYGLRVKGDSMIDAFIADGDLVIMQPAETAATGEMVAAELRDRDEVTLKRFFLEGNTVRLQPENASMDPIRVPAENVKVRGRVIGVIRSF; encoded by the coding sequence ATGACTACAAACGTAACCGCAAAGCCGAAGAAAAAGCTGTCCGAGCGCCAAAGCAACATTCTGGCGTTCATCAAGAAGTTCATGGGCGAGAACCAGTTCCCGCCTACCGTGCGCGACATCCAGGCCGGCTGCCAGATAAGCTCGACGTCGGTCGTGGACTACAACCTGCATATCCTGCAGCGACATGGCTACCTGCGCCGGTTGCCCGAAGTCTCGCGTGGCATCGAGCTGCTGGGCGAACACGCGGTATCCCGCTCCAACGTGGTCGCGATTCCCATCTACGGCAGCATCGCCGCCGGTGAGCCGCTGCACATCCCGTCCGTGGCATCGCGGCACACGGACGAGTTCGAGTCCTACGATGTTCCGCTGTCCATGGTAACAGGCACCGAGGATGCCTACGGTCTGCGCGTCAAGGGCGATTCCATGATAGACGCCTTCATCGCAGACGGCGATCTGGTAATCATGCAGCCGGCTGAGACCGCCGCCACCGGCGAAATGGTCGCCGCCGAACTGCGCGACCGCGACGAAGTTACGCTCAAGCGCTTCTTTCTCGAAGGCAATACCGTCCGCCTGCAGCCGGAAAACGCTTCAATGGATCCCATCCGCGTCCCAGCCGAGAATGTGAAGGTTCGCGGTCGCGTAATCGGAGTCATTCGTTCATTCTAG
- a CDS encoding VOC family protein — protein MAYAINHVHIRAADPHASAAWYEKYFDAKILSAREVMPGTITISMDAGGPVRLNISSKPDGSPDYPAVADLNRLGLEHFGFAVDDIDADMAKFEADGVRVVLPITEVTGGGRLSYIEGPDDVLIELVQRRD, from the coding sequence ATGGCATACGCTATCAACCATGTACACATCCGCGCGGCAGACCCGCATGCCTCCGCCGCGTGGTACGAAAAGTACTTCGACGCGAAGATTCTATCCGCGCGCGAGGTGATGCCCGGCACGATTACCATCAGCATGGACGCGGGCGGTCCCGTGCGCCTCAATATCTCGTCCAAGCCCGACGGCTCGCCGGACTACCCGGCAGTCGCGGACTTGAACCGCCTGGGACTAGAGCATTTCGGCTTTGCCGTGGACGATATTGATGCCGACATGGCGAAATTCGAAGCGGACGGCGTGCGCGTCGTGCTGCCGATTACCGAAGTTACCGGCGGTGGTCGTTTGTCGTACATAGAAGGACCTGATGACGTGCTAATCGAGCTTGTGCAGCGCAGGGACTAG
- a CDS encoding ABC transporter substrate-binding protein yields the protein MRTVALMAAALFTLAALACGSAPAEVAQPVAAPAQAAPAAAPAAPAAPAPAQAAQQPQAPAAPAPAAPALPGFQSQVIPAPAQPIAQPTRPAGRSAAPAAMMGSGDVRRGGHFIWGVGPRVFPPKWDMTQAGVWHFTEHFNRHYSGILQFNPRNGIDVLPDLGDTWEFAPTVDEITVNLVEGVQWHDGNPLTVEDIEFTLDRWANPPEGIPQPRVGGFKNIAGTEKIDDTTFKVSLKQPSADFLLDLADAWHIMLPKHIVELEGGINSPDRLIGTGAFQVKDTERDSFVLSEPNPNYFRNAPDGSPYPYLDLVTTIQFTDWDTQAAALATNRIDLSAPMNLASAWGVKESLGDQIDLEAAFSPGVMYISMNGEKAPFDDIRARRALYLAVHRAPIQATLSTPIAELPANFVQVSFLGTADPNLSDVSTYYGYDQATREEAQAEAKRLFEELGVTEFTANAGISGANNDSAQIIVQQLEDIGIKMNIETYETAPLRARGQEGNYEVMFDSHAVAMANPVNFIDLFYLPGAGAFYHNAAPPQEYLDKVSEIKRTFPGPERNAQFKELDTIMREQWIPKVPTLRFNEYKLSWSYVNNWDPIPAMKFIQTRIYDVWLSEGAPQR from the coding sequence ATGAGGACAGTTGCACTTATGGCAGCGGCGTTATTTACGCTTGCTGCGCTCGCATGCGGTTCCGCACCGGCGGAGGTTGCACAGCCCGTAGCCGCGCCTGCACAGGCGGCGCCCGCTGCGGCTCCGGCGGCGCCGGCCGCGCCCGCTCCGGCACAAGCCGCCCAACAGCCGCAAGCTCCAGCCGCGCCCGCGCCGGCGGCGCCCGCACTCCCGGGCTTCCAATCACAAGTCATACCCGCACCGGCGCAGCCAATAGCGCAGCCGACTAGGCCCGCGGGCAGGTCTGCGGCTCCGGCGGCGATGATGGGATCCGGCGATGTGCGGCGCGGAGGACATTTCATCTGGGGCGTAGGTCCGCGCGTGTTCCCGCCTAAGTGGGACATGACGCAGGCGGGCGTGTGGCACTTCACCGAGCACTTCAACCGGCACTACAGCGGCATCCTGCAGTTCAACCCGCGCAACGGCATCGACGTGCTGCCCGACCTCGGCGATACATGGGAGTTTGCGCCTACTGTTGACGAGATAACGGTCAACCTGGTCGAGGGCGTGCAGTGGCACGACGGCAACCCGCTGACAGTGGAAGACATCGAGTTCACGCTTGACCGTTGGGCGAACCCGCCTGAAGGCATCCCGCAGCCTCGCGTGGGCGGCTTCAAAAACATCGCCGGCACGGAGAAGATAGACGACACCACATTCAAGGTGTCACTGAAGCAGCCTAGCGCCGATTTCCTGCTGGACCTAGCGGACGCGTGGCACATAATGCTGCCCAAGCACATAGTCGAGCTGGAAGGCGGGATAAACTCGCCCGACCGCCTGATTGGCACGGGCGCGTTCCAAGTCAAGGACACCGAGCGCGACAGTTTCGTGCTGTCCGAGCCGAATCCGAATTACTTCCGCAATGCGCCGGACGGCTCGCCGTATCCATACCTAGACTTGGTTACGACCATCCAGTTCACCGACTGGGACACACAAGCGGCGGCGCTTGCAACCAACCGCATCGACCTATCCGCACCAATGAATCTGGCGAGCGCATGGGGCGTCAAGGAATCGCTGGGCGACCAGATAGACCTGGAAGCGGCGTTCAGCCCCGGCGTGATGTACATATCTATGAATGGCGAAAAGGCTCCGTTCGACGACATCCGCGCGCGCAGGGCGCTATACCTCGCCGTGCATCGCGCGCCGATACAGGCGACGCTTTCCACGCCGATAGCAGAGCTGCCCGCCAACTTCGTGCAGGTGAGCTTCCTTGGCACTGCCGACCCCAACCTGAGCGATGTCTCGACATACTACGGATATGATCAGGCAACTCGTGAGGAAGCGCAGGCAGAGGCAAAGCGTCTGTTCGAAGAACTGGGCGTAACCGAGTTCACGGCGAACGCGGGCATCTCCGGCGCGAACAACGACAGCGCGCAGATTATCGTGCAGCAGCTCGAGGACATCGGCATCAAGATGAACATCGAGACTTACGAGACCGCGCCGCTGCGTGCGCGTGGTCAGGAAGGCAACTACGAGGTGATGTTCGACAGCCATGCCGTCGCGATGGCGAACCCTGTGAACTTCATCGACCTGTTCTATCTGCCCGGCGCGGGTGCCTTCTACCACAACGCCGCGCCGCCGCAGGAATACTTGGACAAGGTCTCCGAAATCAAGCGAACATTCCCCGGACCGGAGCGCAATGCGCAGTTCAAGGAGCTCGACACGATTATGCGCGAGCAGTGGATTCCAAAAGTCCCCACTCTGCGTTTCAACGAGTACAAGCTTTCTTGGTCTTATGTGAATAACTGGGATCCCATCCCGGCGATGAAGTTCATCCAGACTCGGATTTACGACGTGTGGCTGAGCGAAGGCGCGCCGCAGAGGTAA